One part of the Nitrosophilus kaiyonis genome encodes these proteins:
- a CDS encoding MlaE family ABC transporter permease produces the protein MQAIFYYLGLPFVQFYKSLEKFGAFLIFQIKLLPLFFIPPYRFKETFKQIEIIGVGSIFVISLTALFTGLVEAIQLYHGFHKFGAENFMGYTIFVSISKELGPVFGALMLVSRAISAMAAELGTMRVTEQIDAIDTLAINSKKYLIIPRIIATTISLPLLVIMFVFIGNISAYFISTMALGVNPTSYKDTITTYLEFSDIGTGIIKAFVFGYLISCIGTYIGYFTRGGARGVGLSTTRAVVYSAMTIFAANYFLSSLFLYLDW, from the coding sequence ATGCAAGCAATATTTTATTATTTAGGTCTTCCTTTTGTTCAATTTTATAAAAGTTTAGAAAAATTTGGTGCTTTTTTAATATTTCAGATAAAACTTTTACCTCTTTTTTTTATACCTCCTTATAGATTTAAAGAGACATTTAAACAGATTGAAATAATAGGGGTAGGATCAATTTTTGTTATATCTTTAACTGCTCTTTTTACTGGGCTTGTAGAAGCTATTCAGCTTTATCACGGTTTTCATAAATTTGGAGCAGAGAATTTTATGGGATATACTATTTTTGTTTCTATTTCAAAAGAGTTAGGTCCAGTATTTGGTGCTTTGATGTTAGTTTCGCGTGCTATAAGTGCAATGGCAGCAGAACTTGGTACCATGAGAGTAACTGAGCAGATAGATGCAATAGATACATTGGCAATAAATTCAAAAAAATATTTAATAATACCAAGAATAATTGCAACAACTATATCTTTACCTCTCTTGGTTATTATGTTTGTTTTTATAGGAAATATTAGTGCATATTTTATATCTACAATGGCTCTTGGTGTAAATCCTACATCTTATAAAGATACTATTACAACATATCTTGAATTTAGTGATATTGGAACGGGTATTATTAAAGCTTTTGTTTTTGGATATTTGATTAGCTGTATTGGAACATATATAGGATATTTTACAAGAGGTGGTGCAAGAGGGGTGGGCCTTTCAACTACTAGAGCAGTTGTTTATAGTGCTATGACTATATTTGCAGCTAACTATTTTCTTTCAAGCCTATTTTTATATTTGGATTGGTAG
- the acpS gene encoding holo-ACP synthase has translation MIGVDLVKIERIKKMIDKFGEKALKRYLNDNEIKMVKKIESAAGYWAAKEAIAKALKTGIGKELNFKDIELYKEKSGAVNFKLPERFIKKYNICDTSLSISHDGGFAIAVAVIESSSSHKC, from the coding sequence ATGATAGGAGTAGATTTAGTAAAAATTGAAAGAATAAAAAAAATGATTGATAAGTTTGGAGAAAAGGCATTAAAAAGATATTTAAATGATAATGAAATAAAAATGGTTAAAAAAATTGAAAGTGCAGCTGGATACTGGGCTGCTAAAGAGGCTATCGCAAAAGCTTTAAAAACAGGAATTGGAAAAGAGCTAAATTTTAAAGATATTGAGCTTTATAAAGAAAAAAGCGGCGCTGTTAATTTCAAATTGCCCGAAAGATTTATAAAAAAATATAATATATGTGATACTTCACTATCAATTTCTCATGATGGAGGATTTGCTATAGCTGTTGCGGTTATAGAGTCATCCTCCAGCCACAAATGTTAA
- the thiS gene encoding sulfur carrier protein ThiS, translating to MKLIVNGEKKEFKENITLKDILNELKIEDKVMAIAVNMNIVKKENWDNYHPKNGDKIEMLTFVAGG from the coding sequence ATGAAACTTATAGTGAATGGTGAAAAAAAAGAGTTTAAAGAGAATATTACATTGAAAGATATATTAAATGAATTGAAAATTGAAGATAAAGTTATGGCAATAGCAGTTAATATGAATATTGTAAAAAAAGAGAATTGGGATAATTATCATCCAAAAAATGGGGATAAAATTGAGATGTTAACATTTGTGGCTGGAGGATGA
- a CDS encoding ankyrin repeat domain-containing protein, with protein sequence MKKILLILTLAIFSFADSVNGWTPLHEAVFNHDIKKIKELLKNGVDIDAKSKAGITPLHIAVKIRDLDEVKLLIKNDADIDIQDNNGLTPLHYAVGQRRLNIVKYLVLNEADINKKNSFGITPLHQAAYTGDIDIINFLLDHGADPNLKNNLGANPCNLAYAKHRWAVVNILKYVTKGECK encoded by the coding sequence ATGAAAAAAATATTATTAATTTTAACTCTTGCTATCTTTTCATTTGCAGATAGTGTTAATGGTTGGACACCTTTGCATGAAGCTGTTTTTAATCATGATATTAAAAAGATAAAAGAGCTTTTGAAAAATGGAGTAGATATTGATGCAAAAAGTAAAGCTGGAATTACGCCACTTCATATTGCAGTTAAGATAAGAGATTTAGATGAAGTAAAACTGTTGATTAAAAATGATGCTGATATTGATATCCAAGATAATAATGGTCTAACTCCCCTTCATTATGCAGTTGGTCAAAGAAGATTAAATATTGTTAAATATTTAGTATTAAACGAAGCAGATATAAATAAAAAAAACAGTTTTGGTATAACTCCTCTTCATCAAGCAGCTTATACAGGGGATATCGATATAATAAATTTTTTATTAGATCACGGTGCTGATCCAAATTTAAAAAATAATCTTGGAGCAAATCCCTGTAACCTTGCTTATGCAAAGCACAGATGGGCAGTTGTGAATATTTTAAAGTATGTAACAAAGGGGGAGTGTAAATGA
- a CDS encoding SAM-dependent methyltransferase, producing MVRFSKFMQEWLYAYDGYYANFKAIGKEGDFYTAVSVSKFFGGAIANHLIKLIENGVLSKDCAIFEIGAHQGYLLADIIEFIYTLKPELLKTLSFNIIEPFENLRKTQEEYFKQSFGDVIKLNHYKSLKEVNKKEAFVVANEIFDAFPCELIFKGKMAYVDDFKIVWKEMNKNIEKIASKYHQIKGEVAIGYEEFAKDMANAFEKCYFLTFDYGDLEVREDFSIRVYKEHKVYPLFDEELNLKEVYKKSDITYDVNFSYLIDSFENAGFKKDSFKTQLVALVDFGILDLLEIVKEKKGFNAYLREANKVKTLINPTMMGERFKMASFIK from the coding sequence ATGGTTAGATTTAGTAAATTTATGCAAGAGTGGCTTTATGCATATGATGGATATTATGCAAACTTTAAAGCTATAGGAAAAGAGGGGGATTTTTATACTGCTGTAAGTGTTAGCAAATTTTTTGGTGGGGCTATTGCTAATCATTTGATAAAACTTATTGAAAATGGTGTTTTATCTAAAGATTGTGCTATCTTTGAAATAGGGGCTCATCAAGGATATCTTTTAGCAGATATTATTGAATTTATCTATACTTTAAAACCAGAACTTTTAAAAACACTCTCTTTTAATATCATTGAGCCATTTGAAAATCTAAGAAAAACTCAAGAAGAGTATTTTAAACAAAGCTTTGGAGATGTAATAAAGCTAAATCATTACAAAAGTCTAAAAGAGGTTAATAAAAAAGAGGCTTTTGTTGTTGCAAATGAGATATTTGATGCATTCCCTTGTGAGTTAATATTTAAAGGTAAAATGGCATATGTTGATGATTTTAAAATAGTTTGGAAAGAGATGAATAAAAATATTGAAAAAATTGCCTCTAAATATCATCAAATAAAAGGTGAAGTTGCCATAGGATATGAAGAGTTTGCAAAGGATATGGCAAATGCATTTGAAAAGTGCTATTTTTTAACTTTTGATTATGGAGATTTAGAAGTAAGAGAAGATTTTTCCATAAGAGTATATAAAGAGCATAAGGTTTATCCACTATTTGATGAAGAGTTAAATTTAAAAGAGGTATATAAAAAAAGCGATATTACATATGATGTTAATTTTTCTTATTTGATTGACTCTTTTGAAAATGCAGGATTTAAAAAAGACTCTTTCAAAACGCAACTTGTTGCATTGGTTGATTTTGGTATTTTAGACCTATTAGAGATAGTTAAAGAGAAAAAAGGATTTAATGCATATCTAAGAGAGGCAAATAAAGTTAAAACTCTCATAAATCCAACTATGATGGGCGAAAGATTTAAAATGGCAAGTTTTATAAAATAG
- a CDS encoding TolC family protein yields MKKKIFILFSFSLLYCDESILSSLKQKEFDIDYKKSEVESKKLRDSWINPINMSYIKTKNDQYGLNSETKSFKISIDQPIFKSGGIYFAIKYADANKEFSKLSIKEREKELIAKALDLLYKYYKTKLMIEKQKLLIENAKIDVLRKKEQYLSGFLDSSFLDQAILNKNQQELKLLELQDSLNEIYKNFKNISDKEPDNIKLPHFTIINKDEYLEKNIAIKKYKEDEKVKKYFKNMTIARYLPSFSLTASYNEIENKAALFMPSGKESYKEYGFKITMPLFDINSFRNIESTKLDFLKSKILKIDNKREELNRYEITLKKIKILDKKINLAKEDIKLYSSLLQDTKSRYEAGEKTIYDVDTLKNSLDNRKIDIKIYEIEKQENLLEIYKRVVNG; encoded by the coding sequence ATGAAAAAAAAGATTTTTATACTTTTTTCTTTTTCACTTTTATATTGTGATGAATCTATACTTTCATCATTAAAACAAAAAGAGTTTGATATTGATTATAAAAAAAGTGAGGTTGAATCGAAAAAATTAAGAGATTCTTGGATAAATCCTATAAATATGAGCTATATTAAAACAAAAAATGATCAATATGGACTAAACTCTGAAACAAAAAGCTTTAAAATAAGTATAGATCAGCCTATTTTTAAAAGTGGCGGGATATATTTTGCTATAAAATATGCCGATGCAAATAAAGAATTTTCTAAATTATCAATTAAAGAGAGAGAAAAAGAGTTAATTGCAAAAGCTTTAGATCTTTTATATAAATATTATAAAACAAAGCTAATGATAGAAAAACAAAAACTGTTGATTGAAAATGCAAAAATTGATGTTTTAAGGAAAAAAGAGCAGTATCTAAGCGGATTTTTGGATAGCTCATTTTTAGACCAAGCAATTTTAAATAAAAATCAACAGGAATTAAAACTGCTTGAATTACAAGATAGTTTAAATGAGATATATAAAAATTTTAAAAATATTAGCGACAAAGAGCCAGATAATATAAAACTTCCTCATTTTACCATTATAAATAAAGATGAATACTTAGAAAAGAATATAGCTATAAAAAAATATAAAGAGGATGAGAAGGTAAAAAAGTATTTTAAAAATATGACAATTGCACGATATCTTCCATCATTTTCATTAACTGCAAGTTATAATGAGATAGAAAATAAAGCAGCTTTATTTATGCCTTCAGGAAAAGAGAGCTACAAAGAGTATGGATTTAAAATAACTATGCCTCTTTTTGATATAAACTCTTTTAGAAATATAGAATCTACTAAACTAGATTTTTTAAAATCTAAAATTTTAAAAATAGATAACAAAAGAGAAGAGCTAAATAGATATGAAATTACCTTGAAAAAGATAAAAATACTTGATAAAAAAATCAATCTTGCAAAAGAGGATATTAAGCTTTATTCCTCTTTATTACAAGATACAAAAAGCAGATATGAAGCTGGAGAAAAGACAATTTATGATGTAGATACTTTAAAAAACTCACTTGATAATAGAAAAATTGATATTAAAATATATGAAATAGAAAAACAAGAAAATCTTCTTGAAATTTATAAAAGAGTTGTAAATGGTTAG
- a CDS encoding aspartate aminotransferase family protein, with translation MTLKEMDLEYVLHTYARNYVNFKNGIDATLYDEEGKDYIDFTSGIGVVSVGHGNKRLSEAICEQAKNIIHISNLYLIEPQAILAKRLVELSGYDMRLFFANSGAEANEGAIKIARKYGEVDGEIKRYKIITLKHSFHGRTITALKATGQEAMHNYFGPFPDGFVYAENIDEIEKLIDEHTVAVMIELIQGEGGVEPQDKEKVQNLAKMLKEKDVLLIVDEVQTGIYRTGELLASNLYEIEPDIITLAKGLGGGVPIGAIMTSLKDIFKPGDHGSTFGGNYLSTRAANEVIDILEEYKNSGRLDELMIYFEDKLKEIAKRYENLFEKEVGIGFMRGLRAKSADIQSKLLQKSFENRVLVLKAGRNTVRFLPPLTISKDEINEGIERFEKAIKSLEQ, from the coding sequence ATGACACTAAAAGAGATGGATTTAGAATATGTTCTTCATACATATGCAAGAAATTATGTAAATTTTAAAAATGGTATTGATGCAACTCTTTATGATGAAGAGGGAAAAGATTATATAGATTTTACAAGTGGTATTGGAGTAGTTAGTGTTGGACATGGAAATAAAAGATTAAGTGAAGCTATATGTGAGCAGGCAAAAAATATTATCCATATTTCAAATCTATATCTTATCGAGCCTCAAGCGATTTTGGCCAAAAGGCTTGTTGAATTAAGCGGATATGATATGAGGCTATTTTTTGCAAATAGTGGGGCTGAGGCAAATGAGGGAGCTATAAAGATAGCAAGAAAATATGGTGAAGTTGATGGAGAGATAAAAAGATATAAAATTATAACTTTAAAACACTCTTTCCATGGAAGAACAATTACTGCTTTAAAAGCAACAGGTCAAGAGGCTATGCATAACTATTTTGGTCCATTTCCAGATGGATTTGTATATGCAGAAAATATTGATGAGATTGAAAAATTGATTGATGAGCATACAGTTGCAGTTATGATTGAGCTTATTCAAGGAGAGGGCGGGGTAGAGCCTCAAGACAAAGAAAAAGTGCAAAATTTAGCAAAAATGTTAAAAGAAAAAGATGTTTTACTCATTGTTGATGAAGTACAAACAGGAATCTATAGAACAGGAGAGCTTCTTGCAAGCAATCTATATGAGATTGAGCCAGATATTATAACACTTGCTAAAGGTCTTGGCGGTGGAGTGCCAATTGGAGCAATTATGACAAGTTTAAAAGATATATTTAAACCTGGTGATCATGGAAGCACTTTTGGAGGAAATTATTTAAGTACAAGAGCAGCAAATGAAGTTATAGATATTTTAGAAGAGTATAAAAATAGTGGAAGGCTTGATGAATTGATGATATATTTTGAAGATAAGTTAAAAGAAATAGCAAAAAGATATGAAAATCTTTTTGAAAAAGAGGTTGGTATCGGTTTTATGAGAGGCTTAAGAGCAAAAAGTGCAGATATTCAATCAAAACTACTTCAAAAATCTTTTGAAAATAGGGTATTGGTACTTAAAGCTGGTAGAAATACTGTAAGATTCTTGCCTCCATTAACTATATCTAAAGATGAGATTAATGAAGGAATTGAAAGATTTGAAAAAGCTATAAAATCTTTGGAGCAGTAA
- a CDS encoding molybdopterin-containing oxidoreductase family protein — MKKTACPLDCYDACSIVVEEKLKGDKDHPITKGHLCYKLNHYYNYPQLNSAYYKGEKISIKEALDILEERLKSSKNTLFFRGSGNVGKMQNVTDLFFSKIGATFTEGSLCDAAGQLGIIEGRGKNLILPISQIKKSELVIVWGRNITSTNSHILPFLSGKTVVVIDPVKTDIAKRASMHLQINPRTDLELACMLARFIYMQNAEDEEFIENKTEDYEFFADFIRTYRIVPTVDKIGIDVLDVATLAELMSSMKTVILVGNGVQKYSHGTEVVRMIDSLAAMLGLFGKEGCGVSFLGDTAVNLDDPFRVEAKRVQKAVVDFSKFDVVFIQGSNPVVTMPNSKRVIEGLKNSFSVVFGLYMDETAKLADLVIPAKNFLQKKDIRFSYGHEYVELMPKLQDNDKAISEYEFTKEMFKRFNFDGLKDEDEYIEHFKKQLIKDGDYYKLPSFMENPYSDDFYTDAGLFCFLDEVEDEFDHEEEGFYLITPKCKTSLNSQFKRDNFLYVHPSTTLKDGDIVIATSRYGEAEFEVRVDENLKENLILAYSGNEKVNFLTPSKTDNYGNNAIFQEVKIKIRKKI; from the coding sequence ATGAAAAAAACAGCTTGTCCTTTAGATTGTTATGATGCTTGTAGCATAGTTGTAGAAGAGAAATTAAAAGGAGATAAAGACCATCCTATTACAAAAGGCCATCTTTGCTATAAACTAAATCATTATTATAATTATCCACAACTCAATAGTGCTTATTATAAAGGCGAGAAAATCTCAATAAAAGAGGCTCTAGATATTTTAGAAGAGAGGTTAAAATCATCAAAGAATACTCTTTTTTTTAGAGGAAGTGGTAATGTTGGAAAGATGCAAAATGTAACTGATCTATTTTTTAGCAAAATTGGTGCAACTTTTACTGAGGGTAGTTTATGCGATGCTGCTGGCCAGCTTGGTATTATTGAGGGAAGAGGGAAAAATCTAATTTTGCCAATTTCTCAAATCAAAAAGAGTGAGCTTGTTATTGTTTGGGGTAGAAATATAACCTCTACAAACTCTCATATTTTGCCATTTTTAAGCGGAAAAACGGTTGTAGTGATTGACCCTGTTAAAACAGATATAGCAAAAAGAGCCTCTATGCATCTGCAAATCAATCCAAGAACAGATTTGGAGCTTGCTTGTATGTTAGCAAGATTTATCTATATGCAAAATGCAGAGGATGAAGAGTTTATTGAAAATAAAACTGAAGATTATGAGTTTTTTGCAGATTTTATAAGAACATACAGAATTGTTCCTACAGTTGATAAGATTGGTATTGATGTGCTTGATGTTGCAACTTTGGCTGAGCTTATGAGCTCTATGAAAACAGTTATTTTAGTTGGGAATGGTGTTCAAAAATATTCTCATGGAACAGAAGTTGTAAGAATGATTGACTCTCTTGCTGCAATGCTTGGACTTTTTGGAAAAGAGGGTTGCGGAGTTTCATTTTTAGGAGATACTGCTGTTAATTTAGATGATCCATTTAGGGTTGAAGCAAAAAGAGTGCAAAAGGCTGTTGTTGATTTTAGTAAGTTTGATGTTGTATTTATTCAAGGAAGCAATCCAGTTGTTACTATGCCAAACTCAAAAAGGGTAATAGAGGGATTAAAAAATAGTTTTAGCGTAGTGTTTGGATTATATATGGATGAGACAGCAAAATTGGCTGATTTAGTAATTCCAGCTAAAAACTTTTTGCAAAAGAAAGATATTAGATTTAGCTATGGCCATGAATATGTAGAGTTAATGCCAAAACTGCAAGATAATGATAAAGCTATAAGCGAATATGAGTTTACTAAAGAGATGTTTAAAAGATTTAATTTTGATGGCCTAAAAGATGAAGATGAATATATAGAGCATTTTAAAAAACAGTTAATAAAAGATGGAGATTATTATAAACTTCCATCATTTATGGAAAATCCATATAGCGATGATTTTTATACAGATGCTGGACTTTTTTGCTTTTTGGATGAGGTAGAAGATGAATTTGACCATGAAGAAGAGGGATTTTATTTAATAACTCCAAAATGCAAAACATCTTTAAATTCTCAATTTAAAAGGGATAACTTTTTATATGTCCATCCATCAACAACACTAAAAGATGGCGATATTGTCATAGCAACAAGCAGGTACGGAGAGGCTGAATTTGAAGTAAGAGTTGATGAAAATTTAAAGGAAAATTTAATCTTAGCATATAGCGGAAATGAAAAAGTAAACTTTTTAACACCGTCAAAAACAGATAATTATGGAAATAATGCAATTTTTCAAGAGGTGAAAATTAAGATAAGGAAGAAAATATGA
- a CDS encoding AAA family ATPase, giving the protein MENKTIFIKAQELKKKLKKEIFGQNEAIEEVVDALIHINFSPTKQNFKALFTFLGPHNSGKVYLAKLLAKYSDEFDNIKIFDMAEFTDPNDQKKLIGENGSLTNFVKKYPNSIIVFKDIDKADNVIQLAILNYIKAPYEESGVDFSNILIIFTSTLGSNYIKREDFLSFYKKDKLKAEAKIIEYIAKEKKVIYDLVENAIDPELLSTIVQNYIILFKPLKIDSIYKIAQKVLNETIKIFKEKSKISIEIKNSKDFIKLIVFSFSPYINARRIHKKLPDFIIDLIYTNITKHNITPKKTVFEVDKEALSFIDKIKDEEEFVKDIIKRNESVELKFDSKIKDNILDISIKKATKKRLPLYISPYEKPALLYSNISFDDVAGQKSVKKSLKEIIEVLKHPNLIKKFSIDMPKGMLLYGPKGVGKTLLGLAFAKEANLPYIYLTGSDLFDENLIRVAYEKAKEFAPAIIFLDEIDTKGLIEGVYTTMPPETLINELDSLNQEGKNFVFTIATAINKEDINKNIIAPGRIDIFVEVPELDMEARKFFIKKILEKPNDGKIDINRVARYMSGMSGYEMQRVGKEAALYVIRKNLKVITEDILIEQINNIKYGYKLEKKRIRNIEKDLHKTAYHEAGHAVLSYILLPDIKIEQVTITPRAETLGFVSYTDQEFITNISKEELFNDVCVALAGRIAKLKKFPKEGEDTGASQDLEQATWEVYNAIANFGMDEEIGYVNIDTLNQNVSKSLFKEKLEERISYWIQEATKKTKNLVDKYWNKIEKVANELIKKEIIDGNELKKIMEGS; this is encoded by the coding sequence ATGGAAAACAAAACTATTTTTATAAAAGCACAAGAACTTAAGAAAAAGCTAAAAAAAGAGATTTTTGGACAAAATGAAGCAATTGAAGAGGTTGTTGATGCATTAATTCATATAAATTTTTCTCCAACAAAACAAAATTTCAAAGCTCTTTTTACCTTTTTAGGGCCACATAACAGCGGAAAAGTATATCTTGCAAAACTTTTAGCAAAATATAGTGATGAGTTTGACAATATAAAAATTTTTGATATGGCTGAATTTACAGATCCAAATGATCAAAAAAAGCTGATAGGAGAGAATGGCTCTTTAACAAATTTTGTAAAAAAATATCCAAATTCTATAATTGTTTTTAAAGATATTGATAAAGCTGACAATGTTATACAATTAGCAATATTAAACTATATAAAAGCACCATATGAAGAGAGTGGTGTTGATTTTAGTAATATTTTAATTATTTTCACATCAACTCTTGGCTCAAACTATATAAAAAGAGAGGACTTTTTATCTTTTTATAAAAAGGATAAGTTAAAAGCTGAAGCAAAAATCATAGAATATATAGCAAAAGAGAAAAAAGTTATTTATGATTTAGTTGAAAATGCAATAGATCCAGAACTTTTATCAACAATTGTACAAAATTACATAATTTTATTTAAACCATTAAAAATAGACTCTATTTATAAAATTGCCCAAAAAGTATTAAACGAAACTATCAAAATTTTTAAAGAAAAAAGTAAAATTTCTATAGAGATTAAAAATAGTAAAGATTTCATAAAACTTATTGTTTTTAGCTTTTCTCCATATATAAATGCAAGAAGAATCCATAAAAAATTACCAGATTTTATAATTGATCTTATTTATACAAATATTACAAAACATAACATAACCCCTAAAAAAACTGTTTTTGAAGTAGATAAAGAAGCTTTAAGTTTTATTGATAAAATTAAAGATGAAGAGGAGTTTGTAAAAGATATAATAAAAAGAAACGAAAGTGTTGAATTAAAATTTGATTCTAAAATAAAAGATAATATTTTAGATATTAGTATAAAAAAAGCAACAAAAAAGAGACTTCCTCTTTATATCTCTCCATATGAAAAACCAGCACTTTTATACTCAAATATATCTTTTGATGATGTTGCTGGACAAAAAAGTGTTAAAAAGAGTTTAAAAGAGATTATTGAAGTTTTAAAACATCCAAACTTAATAAAAAAATTTTCAATAGATATGCCAAAAGGAATGCTTTTATACGGCCCAAAAGGGGTTGGGAAAACCCTTCTTGGATTAGCTTTTGCAAAAGAGGCAAATCTTCCGTATATCTATTTAACTGGAAGTGACCTTTTTGATGAAAACCTAATAAGAGTTGCTTATGAAAAAGCAAAAGAGTTTGCACCAGCTATTATATTTTTGGATGAGATAGATACAAAAGGTTTGATTGAGGGTGTTTATACAACAATGCCACCTGAAACTTTAATAAATGAGCTTGATTCTTTAAACCAAGAAGGGAAAAATTTTGTTTTTACAATAGCAACAGCTATAAATAAAGAAGATATCAATAAAAATATTATAGCTCCAGGAAGAATTGATATATTTGTTGAGGTTCCAGAGCTTGATATGGAGGCTAGAAAATTTTTTATTAAAAAGATTTTAGAAAAACCAAATGATGGAAAAATAGATATTAATAGAGTTGCAAGGTATATGTCTGGAATGAGTGGATATGAGATGCAAAGAGTTGGAAAAGAGGCTGCATTATATGTAATTAGAAAAAATTTAAAAGTCATTACTGAAGATATTTTAATTGAGCAGATAAACAATATAAAATATGGATATAAATTAGAGAAAAAAAGAATAAGAAATATTGAAAAAGATCTTCACAAAACTGCCTATCATGAGGCTGGACATGCTGTTTTAAGCTATATTTTGCTTCCAGATATAAAAATAGAGCAAGTAACTATTACTCCAAGAGCTGAAACTTTAGGATTTGTTTCATATACAGACCAAGAGTTTATTACCAATATATCAAAAGAGGAGCTTTTTAATGATGTATGTGTTGCTCTTGCTGGACGTATAGCAAAACTAAAAAAATTTCCAAAAGAGGGAGAAGATACAGGAGCATCTCAAGATTTAGAGCAGGCAACCTGGGAAGTATATAATGCAATTGCAAATTTTGGAATGGATGAAGAGATAGGATATGTAAATATAGATACATTAAACCAAAATGTTAGCAAATCTCTATTTAAAGAAAAACTTGAAGAAAGGATATCCTATTGGATACAAGAGGCAACTAAAAAAACAAAAAATTTGGTTGATAAATATTGGAATAAGATAGAAAAAGTGGCAAATGAGCTAATTAAAAAAGAGATTATCGATGGGAATGAGCTTAAAAAAATTATGGAAGGCTCTTAA
- the metK gene encoding methionine adenosyltransferase, with protein sequence MYLYTSESVSPGHPDKCADIIADRIVDELLKLDKNARVATEVFVVGKNVIIGGEVKIDKNIDKNFYINCAKEALKYIGYPEKGFSENETIFPEDLNYEVYISRQSPEISIGVDKEGEIGAGDQGMMIGFATDEREDFMPAALMMARELRDILYNNAKLNPHIFGIDLKTEVVLDYESKENFDKNIPKRVDKIIIAQSHSKDFNEEDIRKNLKELIFKQASFTDMIDEKTEFFINGTGKFVIHGPIADSGLTGRKVVADTYGAYAPVGGGAQSSKDYTKVDRSGLYAARWIAKHIVAAGLAKKAVVEISYVIGIAKPLSVTVNTLGTSKTKLKDEELSDLIKNRFPLTPLWITKKFGLDEPIKNGFTYVQTAARGQVGYEEYPWEKLDELEWFKSLP encoded by the coding sequence ATGTATTTATATACTTCAGAGTCAGTTTCTCCAGGACATCCGGATAAGTGTGCAGATATTATAGCAGATAGAATTGTGGATGAGTTATTAAAACTTGATAAAAATGCTAGAGTTGCAACTGAAGTTTTTGTAGTTGGTAAAAATGTAATAATAGGTGGTGAGGTAAAAATTGATAAAAATATAGATAAAAATTTTTATATAAACTGCGCAAAAGAGGCTTTAAAATATATTGGATATCCTGAAAAAGGATTTAGTGAAAATGAAACAATTTTTCCTGAAGATTTAAATTATGAAGTTTACATAAGCAGACAATCTCCTGAAATAAGTATAGGAGTAGATAAAGAAGGAGAAATTGGAGCTGGTGATCAGGGAATGATGATAGGCTTTGCAACAGATGAGAGAGAAGATTTTATGCCAGCAGCTTTGATGATGGCAAGAGAACTCAGAGATATTTTATATAATAATGCAAAACTGAATCCACATATTTTTGGTATTGATTTAAAAACTGAAGTTGTACTTGATTATGAGAGTAAAGAAAACTTTGATAAAAATATTCCAAAAAGAGTGGATAAAATTATAATAGCTCAATCACATTCAAAAGATTTTAATGAAGAAGATATTAGAAAAAATTTAAAAGAGCTTATATTTAAACAGGCTTCATTTACAGATATGATAGATGAAAAAACTGAATTTTTCATAAATGGAACAGGTAAATTTGTTATTCACGGTCCTATTGCGGATTCAGGTTTGACTGGCAGAAAAGTAGTTGCTGACACATATGGAGCCTATGCTCCAGTTGGTGGTGGTGCTCAAAGTTCAAAAGATTATACAAAAGTTGATAGAAGTGGACTTTATGCTGCAAGATGGATTGCAAAACATATTGTAGCAGCAGGACTTGCTAAAAAAGCAGTAGTTGAAATATCCTATGTTATAGGAATAGCCAAACCTCTTTCTGTTACTGTAAATACATTAGGAACATCCAAAACAAAATTAAAAGATGAAGAGCTTTCAGATTTGATAAAGAATAGATTTCCTTTAACTCCTCTTTGGATTACAAAAAAATTTGGACTTGATGAACCTATAAAAAATGGTTTTACTTATGTCCAAACTGCTGCTCGTGGACAAGTTGGATATGAAGAGTATCCTTGGGAGAAGCTTGATGAATTGGAATGGTTTAAGAGCCTTCCATAA